The Cutaneotrichosporon cavernicola HIS019 DNA, chromosome: 3 region CcggcgatgacgagagTCTACAAACCCGAACGTGTTATGCATCGCCCTTGTCAGTATGGTCACAACGAACTCGCCATCGGGTTCATCGACGTCTTCGTCGCCGGTACAGAAGAACGTCGCACTTGAGAATGACTTTGCGGTTTCTCCGGCAACAGAGGCGCCGGGCttcgccgacctcctcgtcaagtCTATCTTTGAGGTGAGCTAGCCAGGTGTCCTCGCAAGCTGACATGAAGCCCGGAGCGAACGCGGCTGTTGTCATGGGTCAGTACTTATCAGATGGGCTGAACTCGCACGCGATCTGACACCAGCAATGAATGTCTGCTTCTTCCTCCTGGTCATCACTCTCGTCGGCCTGGCGGCCATCACTAACTGGGACTGGCACGTCCTGGCCCTCCTGACCACGTCGGTCATCCTGTGGGCTGCAATGGTCTGGTACGTATGGCTCTGCCATTTGCACTGACATCAGGTTCATCATGATGGCCACGGCGGTGCAAACCAACCCCGAGAACATGCCCAACACGGACATGACGATCCcagccgacgacgcgtcgccACCAGAAACGCGCAAGGACCAATAGAGGTATATGCATAGACTACTTCTTCTCCACGACTGCATCCCACGTGCCCCACGGCTG contains the following coding sequences:
- a CDS encoding uncharacterized protein (ER protein Pkr1); the encoded protein is MVTTNSPSGSSTSSSPVQKNVALENDFAVSPATEAPGFADLLVKSIFEPGANAAVVMAMNVCFFLLVITLVGLAAITNWDWHVLALLTTSVILWAAMVWFIMMATAVQTNPENMPNTDMTIPADDASPPETRKDQ